A window of Vigna unguiculata cultivar IT97K-499-35 chromosome 4, ASM411807v1, whole genome shotgun sequence contains these coding sequences:
- the LOC114181079 gene encoding hexokinase-1-like, which translates to MDVEMHAGLASEGGSKLKMLITFVDNLPSGDEKGLFYALDLGGTNFRTLRVQLGGKEKGVVNLESEEVSIPPHLMTGSSHELFDFIADKLAKFVSSELEEFHPAPGKQRELGFTFSFPVRQTSISSGTLIKWTKGFNIEDAVGEDVVGELTKAFEKMEVY; encoded by the exons ATGGACGTTGAGATGCACGCGGGTCTTGCTTCTGAAGGTGGCAGCAAGCTCAAGATGTTGATTACCTTCGTCGATAATCTCCCTTCTGG AGATGAGAAAGGACTCTTTTATGCGTTAGACCTTGGTGGCACAAACTTCAGAACACTTCGTGTGCAATTAGGTGGGAAAGAGAAAGGTGTTGTGAACCTAGAGTCTGAAGAAGTTTCCATTCCTCCTCATTTGATGACTGGTTCCTCACAT GAACTGTTTGATTTCATCGCTGATAAACTTGCAAAGTTTGTTAGTTCTGAGCTTGAAGAGTTTCACCCTGCCCCTGGTAAACAAAGGGAACTGGGTTTTACCTTCTCTTTTCCAGTGAGACAAACATCAATTTCATCTGGGACTCTAATAAAGTGGACCAAGGGTTTCAATATTGAGGATGCG GTTGGAGAAGATGTGGTGGGTGAATTAACCAAAGCCTTCGAGAAAATGGAAGTTTACTAA